The sequence TGAAAAATGCTCCCACTTTTGTTAGTTCATGAACTGATAGCATTTCTGTTATTGAACATGACTGTGCTGAAGTATGTTTCTTTGGATGCAATGAATCACTTTAACTGCTATTAAAAAAATCCTTTCATTGTTGAAATGTGACTGGAAAATCCAGCTAAACCAATTTGAACTGCGTGTATGACACCTGGAGGGTCCTTTAACGGTCACCTattccaggccccagttgttcaaagggtggagaGCACTATCCATTAGATAGCTGATAGCTGGATAGTTATTTGGCAgaatttatccactggatagctgtgtccatcctttgaacaactgagccaGATGGGTCAAAGGGTGGGACCCAGACAACATGTGATCCTCTGACCCTCCAATTGACAGGGTTGGGTATGAGGCTGTCATATCTCCCTGGATAAAATTCATACTGAGTTCATAAAACAACGGCTCTATGTAATTCAGAAGACTCTTTGAGAAAATTTGAGGTAAATTGAAAGAGTTTCATAATATTTCATTGAGTCAATTATGTCTGAGATTTAGTTTCACTTTCTTTGAAAGGCCAGTTACATTATAAACTTGAACTGTCTCCTCAAAAGGAAAGGCTGTTGTCCAAAACCATGCCTAGGTATTTAAAGGCAGTACATTTTTTTACTAATAATTCCTCTCCCAATGTTATATCAACATCATCAATGTCTTGGCAACTTCTGGTGGGTGCCAAAAAACAcgtaattaaattaaattcaagATCAGGAATCAATGTTTGTTTGCAGACAGCCACTTAGacaaattagtaaaatccagatTTAGCTGTttgtcattttccattttttgtacAGCTGAGAAGAATATAACTATCATCTGCTTACATAACTTTACAAACACTGACACAGGTTGGTAAGTCATAAACGCACAACAAAAATAGGATCATCAGCAATAAAATGGACTTACCAATCAAACAAGGAACTGAGTTGTGATGTTAATGCCTTCATTAAAAATGTTGCTCAATATTATatttgtgcaaatactaagtctacagggttgaaattttgcagggtcgATGTGCTgtaagaactacacattttgatagtggttatgatgtcaccgtagcaacatactcgttaccagacttCAACcttccaaaaatgaaaactgccttatttctCGCTCccgagtttaacagactttcttgtgcttgtgctgtgtaatttccatattcgctcacacccactgaacgaacaaaaatagcaaataacacttcttgaagtaggaaaactctgattttctcctttgaatagagagggcctggagcccattttgttgccatggaaatgtcacactGGACATATCATGTAACTTTGTGAcaagtgtaacaactgtactaagtttcagttctataaaGAGGAAGTcgtgagagatattcaattttttgtgattgtaCGCCACTTTGTAtccacattgtgacgtcacaagtcatctaatttgcataaatcaaaatcttgaataagtgCTATCTtgaataaatgccattcttcatcattttgaaagctctttcgaataagataataaagaATTTCGTTTTATATGCACTTCAAGACAAGACTTGAGGCACATTGTTCTATCGATTGATGCGATTATGACTACGATCCTAGTGTTGCAATTGGAAACCAAGTCTAAAGCTATATATCTCAGCATAAATAGATCAGTACCTTCATTTCCCTTCCCTGTAACACTGcttcttaattttaattttaaactcgAGAGATATTTTAATTTAACCACGGCGCGGTCCCGAGCATCATCAGACACTTCCAAATTTATTAAATTCTTCCTTACGTATTTGACAATTGCAAGTGAGTGCAAAAACACAGAACACAGATTACAGAATTAAAAACTTATTTCTTTGCTAGATAATCTGGCGCCCAAGCAAGGTTATCTGTGATTTCCGTAGATTCCACAATAATCCTTTGTGGATTCATTCAAGACTTAATGGATATTCCAGATCCGCTGCACCATCATGAGCATGTTCACTGAAAATAATGGCGGCATCTTCACTGCGACAGCATCAAGTGATTCACACTACTTACATTACAAATACAAAATATCATGGCTTTAGCTTATACTACCTTTTCAGAAAAAGAGCCAAATTCAATCAATTATCAATTTTGCTGTGTGCTAACTCCTGAAGcgcaatttttttgttcgtcAATGACCAAAACACACTAAGTCAAGTAATAGGAGATTATGACGTCTTCAATCCAGCAAATGTATCATGTCTTTTTACCATTTACCGGAGCTGCTAAACGAGAAGGAACCATAATTGGCTTTTGAAGCAGAAGTGGTCGTTAAGGTTTGCTGACCGAAATTCCCTTTTCCCACCGTTTTAGTACTGGCTGTAGATACAGCAAACAAACTTCCTGTTCCTAACGTTATAGAACTGGTTGTAGATCGTAAAGTTTCTGTTCCGAACAATCCATGGCCAGTAAGGCCTGTAGATCCAAAAGGCGTACCTCCTAGGCCTGTCACGGTTCCAGATGTTCTCAGGCTTTCAATTGTAGATCCGGAGAGGGATGTTCCAACATGAGTTGTGGGAGGTCCAGGTGCTACATTCGCAAATTGAAACCCAGAAGACTGATAGGCTCCGTTACCAACGATTGGAGAGGGAACGGCTTGAATACCTGGCGTTGCTGCAGGGGGTGGCAAACCGACACTTCCTGATTTCACTGTTTCTGTAAAGGCTTTAGAGTCGCAAAGTGGTGATGTATCATGGGTTTTGGCTTCGAACGGTGAAGTGCCTGCAATTGAAAGATTTTGGGCAGCTCCAAGGCTTGTTTTCCGTTGCAAACTACGCATTACGGTTGTAAAATTCTTCACGATGGATATCAGATCAGAATTAAAGTGATGTTCTCCGCCATAAACATGCTCATGTCCCTCGGATTCGAGTGACAATTGTACCAGTTTGTCGATCATTTTCCTACAATGCGAACAGCTAACGATCCGCTCCGGAAGTGCAGTATCCACTTTCGGGTTGATGAAATGTTCTGGACACTTCACCAGCcctggaagtgaacattttaacCCCAAATGCAAGCAATATTCTGCTAACCCAACAAACTGTGGATAAACTTGAGTTACATGGGTTTCTAGCCCCTTAATTCTTTCTACAAGGAGGCTTTCGCAGGCGTCCTTGTTTAACTTCTTCAAAACTCCACTTCCCTGAATATCAACGAGATCCATATCCTTAACAATCGTTTTACATTGTGATCGGACAGGTTCTAATCTATCATCCTCTCTCGCCATCAGGGTCTGAGTTGACAAGAAGAAGACCTTCACTGCGTTGTCCTCTGATTTGGGGAAATCTCTGAGTATCTTACTACAAAAATCATGAACTCCCTCAACTTTGTATTCGTCTGCCAATTTTAGGATATGACCCATCTTGTTCACTagaggagagaaaaaaaatatattatatatatatatatatatatatatatatatatatcattgaTGAAATGGTGAATACATGGTTTCTGTAATCGCTTCAGTTTCGTTTACCAAACGTCTACACATTATTAGCGCCAATTCTTTACAACATGGCCAGTGATATTGACTTCAGGACAGCCAGGACAACCAGGTAattttttagtttctaaagaaattgtggcgctgcgtcggtgggagagtgaaacaaaaatttgattttatcaaacgagttgataaatgcgttgaattaccaccgtgaaagatttagaaagctgacgtttgggaTGTTGCAGGTTTATATGGGAGtcggaggagctttgccattggtggaaatacgGTGATATAAATTTGTGAATAGaatagtggaatgagaggcgttcattgatcccgtgtggagagagtgcaccaagttgaaagatgaatttttgtacGAGAGTTTTGCAGCTTTCTttgtttccgtggtgtaaggatagcccgcaaattgtcatgttgtggtgggagtgataaggaagattaaaatggcgcgcaactggtttggacgcatctgtgtcgtGTTTTTCTacatctcgtaggtgttcgcgaaagcggtccgccagtcttctcCCGGTTTCGCCTAtatgtagatcttcttacatagtgtgcaggttatgcaatagatgacatttacggagatgcatgtaaagAGGTCAGTGATTTTAGCGGTTCGATTGGGTCCTGAAATCTTAACTGTGTTataaataaagggacaagttttgcatcgtatGCGTTTACATTGGAAGGTTACCTatgtttttgttgcgtttgaatgaaataagtgGTGGTAGAggaaatatgtgtttagtttcgagatcattgcggagaattttgaggTTTTTGATAATTACATTTTTGACTGCATGATTTTGTGGATGGTAAacgagggtgaatggaattctgctTGTTTCTTCGTTATGTGATgtttgtagtgcggtttctCGGTCGATTGAGTTCTTGGGCGAGATGTTTTTCTGTGGTTAGAGCGCGCAGAGTCAGGGTAGTAGCGTTTTTTCTGAAAAACTGGCACCTTTCCTCGCATTTGAGGTTAAAGTCGGCATCGTCACTACAGAGGCGCctcagtctaagaaattgagagcatggaatggcattttttacgaGTTGtaaaaggtaattcggaaatggcctattatctACAATAGTAAGTGTGCCCCCTATATTTAGCCGACTGATAGCTATCAACTCGGCAGTTTTGTGAAAACGATTTTGTGAAAACGAAAATTTATCTTGAAGAtacttaaaaatcttacaatttcctattttgattaaaaaaaagatatcgTTTgctaaaatgtaaaattttatttaaaaaatgataATGTCAAAGAGGGATCTATATAATGAAGTATACAAACTTTCACAGCATTCCCCCGATGGAAACACGAGAAAAGTGAGCGCGTGTTTTCTTCGTTTGcatgtttgtgacgtcatacaatttcgagacgacgaCGCGTGCATACGTATCAGAGGCCCACTGGCGCCAGTGGCTTGTTCGAAATTCTAACAAGGTAGATCGTTTTGACcgcttatgtcctacctaaaagctatttttggaaatattacgACACATTTctggagataaaattcaaaggaGGGAAAACCTACCATCATCCATAGGGATGACAAGCAAAGTAGAAATGAGCAAGGATGgctgctaaaattcgaccagtgcgagttactcgtgGTGATGTAGTTCGCGTGACGACCGGACAAACTAATTGAAGCTCCAGCAAAACTCGTACTTTTCTCTTTTGTATTAAGTATAGAAGGGCAGCGTCTTGTGTTCATTTGATAAATGTTTTGAAACTGGAAGAGACTCGCGCAACTGTTCcaaaaaatttgtttcacaaatttttatttggacgccatgtttgttgacaTTTCATTGCGCTTTATCGCGCGCGACTTTCGCgtagattttttttaaagctcGCCCCATCGCGCGATTttgaaaccagttcgcgcgcggtcaaaatgAACGCTTCTGGTTATCCTAATTTATTCATATGTTCATATCACCACCTCTTCACCAATGACATAGCTCCTCCACCCCCTAtataaacacacacacacacacacacacaacccACAGCAGAGTTTGCCTGCAAAGATAAATTTGAATATAGCCcgaaattaaatttaaaaaatgacagTTGAGAAGTAAATCCGCTGTCAGCCATCTTTATCAAAACTACTGCTGCAGTGTTCCATTCAATGTGTTCATTGCTCACAATCAAGCGCGTGAAGCCAATACTTGGAAGCTCCCCTCTCCTCCGCCtcgtcccccccccccccactagAATGGGATGCTAATCACTTGAGTCCAAACGAAACATAGCTCCTATGCTCCCTCGTACACCTAAAGTTCATTGTCCTTGCATTTACtctaatttgtttgttttccgaTACACTCTAGCTCTCTTgatttacttgcttcacttgaTTGCGAATCATAACATGATTGTTCCGACACACATGGTCTGTTTTCGCCGATTTTTAAACGAATTTGTGCAAATATCAGCCAAAATCTCACCTAATAATTTTCTTTAGGAgtcaatttaaaagaaaaatttagacaaaattgttttgattCACTTACATTCAATTCCTTCCTTTTCCTTTAAGTAGAGAATCTTTAGGAAGTCCAAGAACTCATCGGCTTTCTTCCCCGGAAGTGGAATTTCTGTCGCCATGTCTTCTTTAATGCCAACCGATTTCAGCATGGCTTTGAAAACTGGCGAATGTATACTCATTATCTGGCGATGGACATGAAACGTTTCCTCCTCGACGGCAAGTATCAAGTCGCTTTCTTCCCATGGTTCAGAGAAAGGATGCTTGGCTGCTTCAACCGACTCTTTCTCTTGCTGTTCCGACCCTTTGAAATTGGAAATGATTTTTATTAATTATCAGGCATACTACTACTACCTCAGTTTAGCTTGCCTGTCGACTTTAACGTTGGCGTCTTAATTTACTAATGCTGCTGTGGATGGAAAAGTCCGAAAGTCTCAAACGTTTGATGGTCGCGAAAAGCTATTCGACATAGGTCTGACCAAGTTGCAGGTCTCCAGCCAACCACATTACAGAGcggctttagcaatgacgacggcaacggcaagggAAACGTCACCTAAAATATACACCGGCCTaattgtgactattttcgattgtcccatcttgttcgtaTTCTATGTTGTTGGCAAAGCACgctacaagtggattggtgcgcgcgacgttaaattaaatacagagaattagagatttgtgattttatgctcaagttgtcatcaaaactgtaaatgaggtaatttcatgttgttgttttgaagaggaTGGCACgaacttgttcataagtgcgtgccgcacgtgcagcacgcttattttcactcgctcgaTCAATCATGCAAATTCTTagtttgtggcgttgtcgttgccgttcccgccattgatgctaaagctcccttttTATTGAGACTCTCTCGTTGACTGGAGTCACGAGTCATCAGGTTGTGTATTCGATTATCTGGTTTGTCGTCTAATTTACCTGCTTCATCATCCCTTCTCTTGCTGTCACTTTCTTCATCCCTCGGATAACTGACATTTTCTAATGTCGGTAGTGACTCTGAAATTTCAGTATTCAATGCCATTTGTAATTACTGTTGCTGGTAACAGTGGATTGATCACACAGTTGTAAAAGTAATTGCGGGATTGAAGACTGCACAACTTGAGTCAGATACGAGTGGTGAACAGCTGAGAACTAATATAAGATGATTAAATGCACTCTACTTAAATACAAACAACTCGGGCTTAGGTTCCCCGAAAAAGATTTTGAACTAATTTCCTATTCCGAGAAACGGCGCGATTTACGACCTCAACAGGGGTAGGGAGAGGGGGCTTGGATTTTAGGGCAGGAGACAACTTGGTATCGTTGCCACGTTTTGTCCCTTCCTATTCTAGTATATTCATGTCTGAGACTTTGATGTTATGTTTCTTAAAAATCCGAAAtgttaattttcctttttatttcagAAACGTTGAATTCTTACTTTTTTTAAGCCAGATTTTGACTTTTGCTGATTCTAAGAAAGACCATTTTAGCATGCTATCATTCCTAGAATTGAAAAAAGCTTCAGTAATTCCTGGAGAAATGCCAAGGGAGCTGAACACGACTGGACAAGAATTGCCTCCAAGATTGAACCACCAACACGTACACTCACACGGTATCCTGATTTCTTCTACTTTATTGATCACCGAAAAAGATCTCTCCCCACTCGACATTTCAAAGTCCCATTCTATTTATCCTCGTGTTCTAATGTCTCTTTTATCATTGTCAAACAATGCTTTGCATTTCGACTAAAAGGTTCTAAAGATTAACTATCAGATTCCCAAGCGTTGTCTGTCACGCGACTGCACTTAACCTTTTCTCAAATCACATTGTTTATAATCAaaacaaagctgaaattgcGGTAACTACAACAAAAGCTACAACGAAAGcaagaaataataacaatactcCGCACAATTTCCGACGACGTAATGCACTTAACTCAGAGCTCTTCACTCAAAAGTTTTAACTATATTTTATATTATGTATGATTTTATTTATTGACTtctgttttttttacagaaatcGTGAACTTTATTCATTCTTTTTAGAGATGTTGAACCCTTGTTTCccagaaaaaagacaacaacaccaacaaaaacattttggaGACGTCCGGATATAATTCTGAGAGATAAAGCGGCTTTCAAATGACAGGTTGCTTTGATTTCGGTTTTAGTTGGTTTTCTCATCGGCTCTAAAAAACGGTGAGTAGTTACTCAACCAATTAGAAACAAGCAACTATTGACGTTGGTTTAGCTAGCAAATCAAATTGACTTGTGAAACCAAGTGGGGTATTGATTTTGGTTAGTAACTGATCTCGTTGGCTCCGCAACAGTTTGTGAAAGCGAGTAGATTACTCTGTGAATTCCATCTGTTCAAGTACGGTTGGGTGAAAATTGTAGTTAGCTTGCGCTAGTGAATTGCCATGTACCATTAATTGCTTTGGTGTTGGGTTTCGACAGTCTtgtgaaaaccgctctaaaaattAGTACTAATCCGAGATTAGAAAAGAGCGTTCGTTGCGTCTTGTcgctttataactgggatttgaaaataaatacgGGGAGGCGCCGCCCCGAGGTCCGACCCCTTACCCTTTTATATACCATTTTTGGCAGTAAAGGTACCCCTTTCGTATACCTTGCATTAGAAAATAGTACCCCATTCACAAACCCTAAATACCTAAGTAAAAGACTTACTTACCCTTTAATATACTTCGACCCGTGAAATCCTGACCTTAGCTTTTCATGTGCCTGAAGCGTGAAAAAGGTATCCCTTTCGGGCGAAGCCTCCCCGTGTAGGCCATTATAGGGAGTACCCCCTGGGAGCCACCTACTACAGTTGTGATCACGActtcgtacttttgaaattcacaacaAAGCAGCATGAGAGCGAGGCtaagtgtgtcagtcagtcagtccaagatggcggccacaCCCTGAAATATGACCTCCGCGAACAATATTCGCGGGACATCGAAAAAACCTGCAGGACTaaaacgacgtaaatagtatGATGACAACATCAAGGGAGCAGGGATGGTCATGATCAGTTGCTGAAAATAATCCAGCTTTGTTTCATTTAGTTGTTTTCAAAACTTATACTACGTTGCCTGTCGCCTAAAGCTGTTCCCATCAATGATCCAGTTCAGAGTGATTCTATATCTGCAAATAACAAACCATTCAtaaataacacacaaacagcggtgacaaacatcagatataaacgcatcctatttagaaattaacttttacttgatgtttcgtatgcttctgcatacatcttcagaagtgacagaTAATACAAAATTCCGGTTTAAGTATACAGGATTACTAACTAATTAACTATTAAGTAACAATAGAGGtgacaaaaagaataaaaataaataaataaataaagacacAGCCTTTCGCTGCTGACATATTCATTTAAGGTCGGCTTTAAATCTTTGATCAGCagtgtctcttttattttacagtgAGCGTCGGATCGCCCTTTCGCTAAAACTTCAAAATGATCCCATTTTAAACTGTGACCAGTTGATGTAACATGATCCGCAAGAGCCGACGTATGATGACCATTGATTAATGCtttaaaatgttcagtttttgtGCCTAGTGCTCGTAGAGCTCAAGGCACAATGTTATCGTGCGTACGTGTGCGTCCGTAATACTTTCTGCTCGTGTAatatgtcatgaagtgtcccccaCCCGACGTTTTGGTCAACAAAATCCAGTCCGTAACCCGTTGTTGTTGTATCATTGCGGATGATACCATTTTTCATATCACTAGGCACatgtagtcatagactgcctatttttctgTCATGcaatcttctttttgtttttccgaTATAAAAATCATcaaacgtcaagtaaaagttaatttctaaaaaggatgcgtttatatctgatggagtgtttgtcaccgctgtttgtgtgttatttctgatcaaactgagatggccaaagaaaaagagtaaAACCATTCATACACTTGCTTGATAGTTGTTAAAACCTGTTGGCATCAACCCGGGCGTTTGAAGGAATGAAGAAGGTTGCCAAACGATGATGCAACTAACGGATGTTTTCTAGAACGTTCGTGACAATGtaagggagaggtcctgggaacgaagttACTTTGTTTACTTGGGCTGAGGTTCCCCGAAAAGAGACTTTGGAATAATATACTATTCCAAGAAACGGCTCGATTTTCGACCTCAATAGGGGAAGGGAGGGGGCTTGGATTTCAGGGGAGGAGACAACTTGTTATCGCCGCTACGTTTTTCCGCTTCCTCTTCCAGTATTTCCATGTCTTAAgtgaaaatgtttattttcgatTTTTATCCCACAAACATtgaattattgcttttttgaaGCCAGACTTTGGACTTTGATGATTCTAAAAAAGACTAGTTTAGTACTCTATCATTCCTAGAATTCTATTAGCTTATTTCCTAAGAGTGGGCAAAGGCGGTGAGTACGACGTTGAAAGATGGCGTAATGCATTATTCGCAGTTTTCACTTCATTTATCTCTTTTTATcaatttcattgatttttttgGTATACATTTTGTAACAAGGGCAGACCCGAAGCTGAGGTTTTTGGAGGGGTGTTCCAATTGACAGGAATACTTATTAATACTTACTCTGTCTCTATACTGTGTTTCCTTGCAGCATAATATTAAAGCTGCAACACTCGAAGTTTGCTTTCCATTCCTCCACTATTTGCTAAAAGCTGAAAATCAACAGTTTGTGCCTTCAGTCCTGCTTTACCAACCTCCAAAGGGGTTCATTCGAACCCCTCGAACCTCCCCCCTCCTACGCCCCTGAAGTGTTAACTTCATATCAAAATTTTTGAACCCGCATTTCCcagaaaaataatattttggaCACGTCATAATTCTGAGAAATAGCTATCCTGAGAGCGGTTTTTAAAGGAATCGTTGCTTTGGTTTCGGCGGTTTCagtttgttttctcattggctgTAAAGAACGGTGAGTAATTTCTCACCCAGTAAGAAACAACCAAGTTATTGGCGGTTAACCAGCAAATCAAGTTGGCCTGTGAAACCAAGTGTTGCAgtggttttggtttgtgtcacgCCATCGCGTTTTCAAAGTCACTGACCCGActggtttttcttttgctcCTCTTTGGTTTGTGAAAACGAGTAAATCACGGTTTATGGTTGGCGGAAAATGATGGTTAACTTTTTAGCTTGTGATTGGCTTTTGGTTTTCGACAGTCAGGAGGACTATACCGCTACAGGCAACGGTTTTGGAACGTTGAATGCGTCATACGCCAGTCACGGGGCCAACGATGGCAACCCTCTCTACCCTGGAGATTCTGTTAAAAAAGCTAGTACCAGGTCTCCAGGCTATGAACAGTTCTTCTTGAAAACAAATCCTTGTTGATTTGCCAAAAATGCCTGAACTGTTAGCGAAAGGGAGACAAGATACTCAAGAAGAGAGCTTAGATCGAGCAAGTGGTGAAAAATGTAGCGTAGGTATGGAAAATGGCGTCGCCCCTTCAGATGAAAAGCCTCCCAACCATCTACAAGAGTTCGGTCCCCAATTGAAGATAATAAAAATCAATGAACAGGTTCGCGAACTTCAGACGATTATTAGAGATAGGTAAgttattgttgttgctttttttctgttttgctgtATTGCATTTGAAGTCTGGTTTGTATAATTAAAAGATTGAAACAAACTGTTTGTAGCAAATATGGCCACATGCCTGCGATTTAAGAAACATGCAAAATCTTTAAGAAACAGGCAACatcttttctttaaaagaaacgTTCTAGGCGCTTCCCGTTCAAAATGTTAAATGCCTAAATGCATAAATGAACTTTTTAAATGGCAGTTGCATctaagtttttcattttgtgtgtATCTTATTCCCTTTTTTGGGGGGAAGGGAGGGTAGGGGCCAACCGTCATTCCATAATTTTATcagttttcattaattttgcttccCAGAAGGTTTTCAGATATTCTTCCTCAAGTGTCTTGGAACGTGACCATTCTATCAGTTTCGGAGTGGCTATAGAATTCAGGACCATACAGAGCCTGAGCATGCAAATTGATCAGAATCTTTGAATGAAAGAAGCAGATAATAATAGCAGCTTTTGTTactcaatgatatggaaatgagtaacCATGTATTCTATAATTTAGCCTCTGTTTCAAAGGTGAATTGAGGGAGGAGGTATAAAGAGAAGGAGTGCATTTCTATTGACCTCAGACCAGCTTTAACATGGCTGTTgtattcaaaattaatgttgacaAAACCAGGCTAACACAACAGTAAAGTTAATAATTAAGTATTTTTGTTAAGGAAATTCACCTGCGGAACCAAGGCTGCAACGAAATTGACTGAACAATTTAATACCAGTTTCAGGGTCCTTGAATGTGTTCTATTCATGTACATGTGGTCCTTTGTCATTTTCAAATTTCCAGTATCAAATTCTTGTCAATATGCTCGCTGGCCATCAGGTGCTTCCTGGTACTGATAACTGTTACCGCCACACTTTTAGAAATTCAGCTCTCATGATTCTACAAAAAATGCTACCTCTCTTGTTCTTACATGaactgaattgaattgaatttctGTCATTCAAAATGACCATGCTGTTGCTTCTTTGGATGCAATGTTCAAAGTACTTTAACCAATATGAAAAAATCCTTTTATTGTTGAAATGTGGCCAGGAACTCCAGCAAAACCAGTTTGAAATGTGTGAATGACACCTGGAGGGTCCTTTTAGGGTCACCTATTTGAAGCCCTAGTTCATGTTCAAAGGGTGGCTACCATGAACCATTAGATAGCTGGATAGTTTTTGGTAGAATTTATTCGCTGGATATAGCTACTGTATATCCATGCATTGAACAACTGAGCCGAGGTGGGTCAAAGGGTGGGACCCAGACAACA is a genomic window of Acropora muricata isolate sample 2 chromosome 8, ASM3666990v1, whole genome shotgun sequence containing:
- the LOC136927047 gene encoding uncharacterized protein; the encoded protein is MALNTEISESLPTLENVSYPRDEESDSKRRDDEAGSEQQEKESVEAAKHPFSEPWEESDLILAVEEETFHVHRQIMSIHSPVFKAMLKSVGIKEDMATEIPLPGKKADEFLDFLKILYLKEKEGIELNKMGHILKLADEYKVEGVHDFCSKILRDFPKSEDNAVKVFFLSTQTLMAREDDRLEPVRSQCKTIVKDMDLVDIQGSGVLKKLNKDACESLLVERIKGLETHVTQVYPQFVGLAEYCLHLGLKCSLPGLVKCPEHFINPKVDTALPERIVSCSHCRKMIDKLVQLSLESEGHEHVYGGEHHFNSDLISIVKNFTTVMRSLQRKTSLGAAQNLSIAGTSPFEAKTHDTSPLCDSKAFTETVKSGSVGLPPPAATPGIQAVPSPIVGNGAYQSSGFQFANVAPGPPTTHVGTSLSGSTIESLRTSGTVTGLGGTPFGSTGLTGHGLFGTETLRSTTSSITLGTGSLFAVSTASTKTVGKGNFGQQTLTTTSASKANYGSFSFSSSGKW